Proteins encoded by one window of Ursus arctos isolate Adak ecotype North America unplaced genomic scaffold, UrsArc2.0 scaffold_22, whole genome shotgun sequence:
- the MCAM gene encoding LOW QUALITY PROTEIN: cell surface glycoprotein MUC18 (The sequence of the model RefSeq protein was modified relative to this genomic sequence to represent the inferred CDS: deleted 1 base in 1 codon) codes for MGPSALLCALLLAACCCCRRAAGVPGEAEPPTPELVEVEVGGTALLKCGPSHSQANFSHVDWFSVHKEKPTLIFRVRKGQGQSEPGEYQQRLSLQDRGTTLALSHVTPHDERVFLCQGKRPQSQEHRIQLRVYKAPEEPTIQVNPLGISVSSKEPVEVATCVGRNGYPVPQVIWYKNGHSLKEEKNRVHIQSSQIAESSGLYTLQSVLKARLVKEDNEARFYCELNYRLPSGNHMKESQEVNVQVFYPAEKVWLEVEPSGPLKEGDRVEIRCLADGNPPPHFTISKQSLRTEEMEEMTPEDNGALVFESARKEHSGLYQCQGLDLETMASLLSDPQELLVNYVSDVRVSPAAPESQEGGSLTLTCEADSNQAVQFQWLREKTGRVLVDGPELRLHGLKREAGGGYRCVASVPSVPGLNRTRLVHVAIFGPPWMTLKERKMWVRENAVLNLSCEASGHPRPTISWSVEGTAQERDQDPQSVLSVLSVLVTPELLRTGAECVASNSLGRNTTAIFLELASNRSTGLSTSTVSPSVRANGTSTEKKLPEPESKGVAIVAVTVCVLVLAVLGAVLYFFYKKGKLPCGRSGKQEITLPPSRKSEYVVEVKSDKLPEEMGLLQGSSGDQRAPGDQGEKYIDLRH; via the exons ATGGGGCCGTCCGCTCTCCTCTGCGCCCTCCTGCTCGCCGCCTGCTGCTGCTGTCGCCGCGCCGCGG GTGTGCCTGGAGAGGCGGAGCCCCCCACACCGGAGCTGGTGGAGGTGGAAGTGGGCGGCACGGCGCTTCTGAAGTGCGGCCCCTCGCATTCCCAGGCCAACTTCAGCCACGTGGACTGGTTTTCT GTGCACAAGGAGAAGCCGACGCTCATCTTCCGCGTGCGCAAGGGCCAGGGCCAGAGCGAACCCGGGGAGTACCAGCAGCGGCTCAGCCTCCAGGACCGAGGGACCACGCTGGCCCTGAGCCACGTCACCCCCCACGACGAGCGCGTCTTCCTGTGCCAGGGCAAGCGCCCTCAGTCCCAGGAGCACCGCATCCAACTCCGGGTCTACA AAGCTCCGGAGGAGCCGACCATCCAGGTCAATCCCTTGGGCATCTCGGTCAGCAGTAAGGAGCCTGTGGAG GTGGCCACCTGTGTGGGCAGAAATGGGTAC CCCGTTCCTCAAGTCATCTGGTATAAGAATGGCCACTCCCTGAAGGAGGAGAAGAACC GGGTTCACATTCAGTCATCGCAGATCGCGGAGTCGAGCGGCCTGTACACCCTGCAGAGCGTCCTGAAGGCCCGGCTGGTGAAGGAGGACAACGAGGCGCGGTTTTACTGTGAGCTCAACTACCGGCTGCCCAGCGGCAACCACATGAAGGAGTCCCAGGAAGTCAACGTGCAGGTCTTCT ACCCGGCGGAGAAGGTGTGGCTGGAGGTGGAGCCCTCGGGACCGCTGAAGGAAGGGGACCGCGTGGAAATCCGGTGTTTGGCGGACGGCAACCCCCCGCCCCACTTCACCATCAGCAAGCAG AGCCTCCGCACCGAGGAGATGGAGGAGATGACGCCCGAGGACAACGGGGCCCTGGTCTTCGAGTCCGCCCGGAAGGAGCACAGCGGGCTCTATCAGTGCCAGGGCCTGGACCTGGAGACCATGGCTTCGCTGCTGAGCGACCCACAGGAGCTGCTGGTGAACT ACGTGTCCGACGTGCGGGTGAGCCCCGCGGCCCCGGAGAGCCAGGAGGGCGGCAGCCTCACCCTCACCTGTGAGGCGGACAGTAACCAAGCCGTGCAGTTCCAGTGGCTGAGAGAGAAG ACAGGCCGGGTGCTGGTCGACGGGCCCGAGCTCCGCTTGCACGGCCTGAAGCGCGAGGCCGGCGGAGGCTACCGCTGCGTGGCGTCCGTGCCCAGCGTCCCGGGCCTGAACCGCACGCGGCTGGTCCACGTGGCCATTTTCG GGCCCCCGTGGATGACGCTGAAGGAGAGGAAGATGTGGGTGCGGGAGAACGCGGTGCTGAACCTGTCCTGCGAGGCCTCGGGACACCCGCGGCCCACCATCTCCTGGAGCGTCGAGGGCACG GCACAGGAACGAGACCAGGATCCCCAGAGCGTCCTGAGCGTCCTGAGCGTCCTGGTGACCCCAGAGCTGCTGCGGACGGGAGCTGAGTGCGTGGCCTCCAACTCCCTGGGCAGAAACACCACCGCCATTTTCCTGGAGCTGG CCTCCAACAGAAGCACGGGCCTCAGCACCTCCACCGTCAGCCCGTCCGTGCGAGCCAACGGCACCTCCACGG AGAAGAAGCTGCCAGAGCCTGAAAGCAAGGGCGTGGCCATCGTGGCCGTGACCGTGTGCGTCCTGGTCCTGGCCGTGCTGGGTGCCGTCCTCTACTTCTTCTACAAGAAGGGCAAGCTGCCGTGCGGGCGGTCAGGCAAGCAGGAGAT cacGCTGCCCCCGTCGCGTAAGAGCGAATATGTAGTTGAAGTTAAGTCAGATAAGCTCCCAGAAGAGATGGGCCTCCTACAGGGCAGCAGCGGTGACCAGAGGGCGCCCGGAGACCAG GGAGAGAAATACATCGATCTGAGGCACTAG